The Flavobacterium praedii genome window below encodes:
- a CDS encoding DUF7619 domain-containing protein, with amino-acid sequence MKKIYFLVLAFCFFNGLSAQIINFPDASFKNNVVNYYAVKGINGEDIKLDKNGDKEIDVIEALDAYGIVEENHPYITDITGIEYFTNLRSLKIQGNVNLKKINISNLKNLQYLDCNSTRLNMLDLAGLSKLTYLNCYNNGIAKLDLTGLTALKSLNCAHNALNDLTIANLPSLETVHCVGFNESNSYIISTTLLLQNLPSLIDIDCRGSNISDLKMSGIDKLEYLDCRDNQLTTLDASEMHSAKIIYLSNNYLLNSVFVKNGSYESIYVGNNIGENLLKYICVDEFQLENMKAGMDYNYPELRGKCVISSYCTFIPGGISYSINGSQKWDSNNNGCDNEDPIYPFLKFNITNGIITQDFISDKSGNYNLHPQEGKHIITPIIVENSSFFSVSPSTVNVDFPSQTSPFIQDFCITANGVHPDLEITLIPLEVARPGFDSKYKLVYKNKGNVAQSGTVNLSFDDAVLDVVVSNPIVSSQNTNSLSWNFSDLKPFETREITFTLNVNSPMETPAVNSGTVLHYTATVNSADVDENPNDNMFVLNHTVVGSLDPNDKTCLEGDVITPSLIGEYVHYLIRFENTGNYAAQNIVVKDMIDLSKFDISTLVPNDASHSYITKISDGNKVEFIFENINLPFDDANNDGYIAFKIKTKSTLKVGDSFDNEANIYFDYNFPVLTNKATTKFATTLGTQDFEFSNYFKVYPIPADEVLNISEIQNVEIQSIAVYDILGQMVIALPNLKNTSKIDVSNLSSGNYFIKIKSDKGSSSMKFIKN; translated from the coding sequence ATGAAAAAAATCTACTTTTTAGTTCTGGCTTTTTGTTTTTTTAATGGATTGAGTGCACAGATTATTAATTTTCCCGATGCATCATTTAAAAATAATGTTGTAAATTATTATGCTGTTAAGGGTATTAATGGAGAAGATATTAAACTTGATAAAAATGGGGACAAAGAAATTGATGTTATTGAAGCGTTAGATGCGTATGGCATTGTTGAAGAAAATCATCCCTATATAACTGATATAACAGGAATAGAATATTTCACTAATCTCAGGTCTCTTAAAATACAAGGGAATGTTAACCTTAAAAAAATTAATATTTCAAATTTAAAAAATTTACAGTATTTAGATTGCAATTCTACTCGTTTAAATATGTTAGATCTTGCTGGGCTTTCAAAGTTAACTTATTTGAACTGCTATAATAATGGAATTGCTAAATTAGATTTAACAGGACTTACCGCTCTTAAAAGTTTAAATTGTGCACATAATGCTCTTAACGATTTAACAATTGCAAATTTACCTTCCTTGGAGACAGTTCATTGTGTAGGATTTAATGAATCAAATAGCTATATAATCTCAACCACTTTATTATTGCAAAATCTACCAAGTCTAATAGATATTGATTGTAGAGGTTCAAATATTTCTGATTTAAAAATGTCAGGAATTGATAAATTGGAATATTTAGATTGTAGAGACAATCAACTTACAACACTTGATGCTTCTGAAATGCATAGTGCTAAAATCATTTATCTTTCCAATAATTATCTATTAAATTCTGTATTTGTAAAAAACGGAAGTTACGAAAGTATATATGTAGGAAATAACATAGGTGAAAATTTATTAAAATACATTTGTGTAGATGAATTTCAATTAGAAAATATGAAGGCTGGAATGGATTATAACTATCCTGAATTAAGAGGTAAATGTGTGATAAGCTCCTATTGTACTTTTATACCAGGCGGAATATCTTATAGTATAAATGGTAGTCAGAAATGGGATTCTAATAATAATGGATGTGATAATGAAGATCCTATATATCCATTCCTGAAATTTAATATTACAAACGGAATAATAACTCAAGATTTCATAAGTGATAAATCAGGAAACTACAACCTTCATCCTCAAGAAGGAAAACATATTATTACCCCTATTATTGTAGAAAATTCATCATTTTTTAGTGTATCACCTTCAACAGTAAATGTTGATTTCCCATCACAAACGAGTCCATTTATTCAAGATTTTTGTATTACTGCAAATGGTGTACATCCTGATTTAGAAATCACCTTAATTCCATTAGAAGTGGCTAGACCTGGTTTTGATTCAAAGTATAAACTAGTTTACAAAAACAAAGGAAATGTAGCTCAATCAGGAACTGTTAATTTATCTTTTGACGATGCTGTTTTGGATGTAGTGGTTTCGAATCCTATAGTTTCTAGTCAAAACACAAATAGTTTATCTTGGAATTTCTCCGATTTAAAGCCATTTGAAACTCGTGAAATTACCTTTACTTTAAATGTAAATAGTCCGATGGAAACTCCAGCAGTAAATAGCGGCACTGTTTTGCATTATACAGCAACAGTAAACTCAGCTGATGTTGATGAAAATCCAAATGACAATATGTTTGTTTTGAATCATACAGTTGTAGGTTCTTTAGATCCAAATGACAAAACGTGTTTAGAAGGTGATGTTATTACTCCGAGTTTAATTGGTGAATATGTACATTATTTAATCCGTTTTGAAAATACTGGAAATTATGCTGCACAGAATATTGTTGTAAAAGATATGATTGACTTATCAAAATTCGATATTTCGACTTTGGTTCCAAATGATGCCAGCCATTCGTACATCACTAAAATTTCTGACGGCAATAAAGTGGAGTTTATTTTTGAGAATATTAATCTTCCTTTTGATGATGCCAACAATGACGGTTATATTGCTTTTAAGATCAAAACCAAATCGACTTTGAAAGTAGGAGATTCATTTGATAATGAAGCTAACATCTATTTTGATTATAATTTCCCTGTGTTAACTAATAAAGCGACAACTAAATTTGCGACAACTTTAGGAACACAAGACTTTGAATTTTCTAATTATTTTAAAGTGTATCCAATTCCAGCAGATGAAGTTTTAAACATTTCTGAAATTCAGAATGTCGAAATTCAATCCATTGCTGTTTATGACATTTTGGGACAAATGGTAATTGCGCTTCCTAATTTAAAAAATACTTCAAAAATTGATGTATCTAATTTAAGTTCTGGAAATTATTTTATAAAAATAAAATCAGACAAAGGAAGTTCAAGTATGAAGTTTATAAAAAACTAA
- the rpsA gene encoding 30S ribosomal protein S1, whose protein sequence is MSEQLKSQEEFLANFNWHNFEEGIDAVDEKNLLEFEELVSKTFIATDQEEVVEGVVVRITDRDVIVDINAKSEGVISLNEFRYNPALKVGDKVEVLIDIREDKTGQLVLSHRKARTIKSWDRVISANETGEIVNGFVKCRTKGGMIVDVFGIEAFLPGSQIDVKPIRDYDVYVNKMMEFKVVKINHEFKNVVVSHKALIEADIEVQKKEIIGQLQKGQVLEGVVKNITSYGVFIDLGGVDGLIHITDLSWSRINHPSEVLELDQKLNVVILDFDDEKTRIQLGLKQLNAHPWDALNADLKIGDKVNGKVVVIADYGAFIEVAEGVEGLIHVSEMSWSTHLRSAQDFVKVGDVVEAVILTLDRDDRKMSLGIKQLTQDPWTDITAKYPVGSKHTGIVRNFTNFGIFVELEEGIDGLIYISDLSWTKKIKHPSEFVNVGEKLDVVVLELDVDGRKLSLGHKQTTANPWDQYEDSFAVGTIHNGEISEIVDKGATVEFGDDIVAFIPTRHLEKEDGKKLKKGDTADFKVIEFNKEFKRVVASHTAIFREEEEKNVKAVTENTSSASSTNAPAATLGDNNDVLAALKAKMEKSEKK, encoded by the coding sequence ATGTCTGAACAATTAAAATCACAAGAAGAGTTTTTAGCAAATTTTAACTGGCATAACTTCGAAGAAGGTATCGATGCAGTAGATGAGAAAAACTTATTAGAATTCGAAGAACTAGTATCAAAAACTTTCATTGCAACTGACCAAGAAGAAGTAGTTGAAGGAGTAGTTGTAAGAATCACAGATAGAGACGTTATCGTTGATATCAACGCAAAATCGGAAGGTGTTATTTCATTAAACGAATTCCGTTACAACCCAGCTTTAAAAGTAGGTGATAAAGTAGAAGTATTAATTGACATCCGTGAGGACAAAACTGGTCAATTAGTATTATCTCACAGAAAAGCACGTACTATCAAATCATGGGATAGAGTTATTTCGGCTAACGAAACAGGAGAAATCGTTAATGGTTTTGTAAAATGCAGAACTAAAGGTGGTATGATCGTTGACGTTTTCGGAATTGAAGCTTTCTTACCAGGATCTCAAATTGATGTTAAACCAATTAGAGACTACGATGTATATGTAAACAAAATGATGGAATTCAAAGTGGTAAAAATCAACCACGAATTCAAAAATGTTGTTGTTTCTCATAAAGCGCTTATTGAAGCGGATATTGAAGTACAGAAAAAAGAAATCATCGGTCAATTACAAAAAGGACAAGTATTAGAAGGTGTTGTTAAAAACATTACTTCTTATGGTGTGTTTATTGACTTAGGTGGTGTTGATGGATTAATTCACATTACTGACCTTTCTTGGAGTAGAATCAACCACCCAAGTGAAGTTCTTGAATTAGACCAAAAATTAAACGTTGTAATCCTTGATTTCGATGATGAGAAAACAAGAATTCAATTAGGATTGAAACAATTGAACGCTCACCCATGGGATGCTTTGAATGCTGATTTAAAAATTGGTGATAAAGTAAACGGTAAAGTAGTTGTAATCGCTGATTACGGTGCATTTATCGAAGTTGCTGAAGGTGTTGAAGGTTTAATCCACGTTTCTGAAATGTCATGGTCAACTCATTTACGTTCTGCTCAAGATTTCGTAAAAGTTGGAGATGTTGTTGAAGCTGTTATCTTAACATTAGATAGAGATGACCGTAAAATGTCATTAGGTATCAAACAATTGACTCAAGATCCTTGGACTGATATCACTGCTAAATACCCAGTAGGTTCTAAACATACAGGTATCGTTAGAAACTTTACAAACTTTGGAATTTTCGTAGAATTAGAAGAAGGAATTGATGGATTAATTTACATCTCTGACTTATCTTGGACTAAGAAAATCAAACACCCATCTGAATTTGTAAATGTTGGTGAAAAACTTGATGTTGTAGTATTAGAATTAGATGTTGATGGACGTAAATTATCTTTAGGTCACAAACAAACTACTGCTAATCCTTGGGATCAATACGAAGATTCTTTCGCTGTAGGAACTATCCACAATGGTGAAATTTCTGAAATCGTTGACAAAGGAGCTACTGTAGAATTCGGAGATGATATCGTTGCTTTCATTCCTACTCGTCACCTTGAAAAAGAAGACGGTAAGAAATTGAAAAAAGGTGATACTGCTGATTTCAAAGTAATTGAATTCAACAAAGAATTCAAAAGAGTAGTTGCATCTCACACTGCTATCTTCCGTGAAGAAGAAGAGAAAAACGTGAAAGCTGTAACTGAAAATACTTCATCTGCATCATCTACAAACGCACCAGCTGCAACTTTAGGAGATAACAATGATGTATTGGCTGCATTGAAAGCTAAAATGGAAAAATCAGAGAAAAAATAA
- a CDS encoding nucleoside permease: MGIKNRLTLMSFLQFFVWGAWLITIANYWFGTKNWEGTQFGLVFSTMGIASLFMPTLTGIIADRWINAEKLYGVLHILYGAVLFYLPEVTTPTTFIYIMLVAMCFYMPTIALSNSISYNALKTNGLDVVKSFPPIRVFGTIGFIVAMWITNLTGNKANAYQFYIAGIAAVLLGLYAFSLPKCKPQRLTKENASLMETLGLESFKLFADYKMALFFIFSMFLGGALQLTNAYGDVFLDEFKHFPKYADSFVVKYSTIIMSISQISETLFILAIPFFLKRFGIKQVMLISMLAWVLRFGLFSFGNPVDGLWMIILSCIVYGMAFDFFNISGSLFVETHTDAKNRSSAQGMFMMMTNGVGAILGSFTSGWAIDRFFTKSFTTTTDLASFLQTDVTNPNMLEFVKSQGKVVSTDGLLDSALLMKDWHTIWLAFAIYSLIIAIAFAILFKHKHDPNEMENLNH; encoded by the coding sequence ATGGGAATTAAAAATAGGTTAACATTAATGAGTTTTCTTCAATTTTTTGTTTGGGGAGCTTGGTTAATTACCATTGCAAATTATTGGTTTGGCACCAAAAATTGGGAAGGAACACAATTTGGGTTGGTATTTAGCACCATGGGAATTGCTTCTTTGTTTATGCCAACTCTTACAGGAATTATTGCTGATAGGTGGATTAATGCTGAGAAATTATATGGTGTTTTACATATTTTGTATGGTGCTGTTTTATTTTATTTACCCGAAGTTACTACGCCAACAACTTTTATCTATATAATGCTGGTTGCCATGTGTTTTTATATGCCAACTATTGCTTTAAGCAACTCAATTTCATATAATGCCTTAAAAACAAATGGCTTAGACGTTGTTAAAAGCTTTCCACCAATTCGGGTTTTTGGAACAATTGGTTTTATAGTCGCTATGTGGATTACCAACTTAACAGGAAATAAAGCAAATGCTTACCAATTTTATATCGCAGGAATAGCAGCAGTTTTATTAGGTCTTTATGCGTTTAGTTTGCCCAAATGTAAGCCACAACGATTGACCAAAGAGAATGCATCGTTGATGGAAACTTTAGGCTTGGAGTCCTTTAAACTATTTGCTGATTATAAAATGGCTTTATTTTTTATATTTTCTATGTTTTTGGGAGGTGCATTACAACTTACCAATGCATATGGAGATGTTTTCTTGGATGAATTCAAACATTTTCCAAAATATGCTGATTCATTCGTGGTAAAATATTCTACTATTATCATGTCGATTTCTCAGATTTCGGAGACTTTATTTATATTGGCAATTCCTTTTTTCTTAAAACGTTTTGGAATCAAACAAGTGATGCTGATCAGTATGCTGGCTTGGGTATTGCGATTTGGATTATTTTCGTTTGGGAATCCAGTAGATGGATTGTGGATGATTATTTTGTCTTGCATTGTATACGGAATGGCTTTTGATTTCTTCAATATATCAGGTTCGTTGTTTGTAGAAACGCATACGGATGCCAAAAATCGTTCTTCAGCTCAAGGGATGTTTATGATGATGACCAATGGAGTAGGAGCCATATTGGGAAGTTTTACTTCGGGATGGGCTATTGATCGCTTTTTTACGAAGTCTTTTACCACGACTACTGACTTAGCTTCTTTTTTACAAACAGATGTTACAAATCCGAATATGTTAGAATTTGTAAAAAGTCAAGGTAAAGTGGTTTCTACAGATGGATTATTGGATTCGGCTTTGTTAATGAAGGATTGGCATACCATTTGGTTGGCATTTGCAATTTATTCATTGATTATTGCTATAGCATTTGCTATTTTGTTTAAACATAAACATGATCCAAATGAAATGGAGAATTTAAATCATTAA
- the cmk gene encoding (d)CMP kinase, whose translation MKKITIAIDGFSSTGKSTLAKQLAKHLGYVYVDTGAMYRAVTLFAMQNNCIGIEFLDKDRLIDLLPTIRLQFKFNPELGFAEMYLNEVNVETEIRTLEVSNFVSTIAAISEVRSKLVEQQQQMGKEKGIVMDGRDIGTVVFPNAELKIFMTAGADTRAQRRFDELQAKGDLVSYEDVLKNVVERDYIDTHRDDSPLIMAEDAIEVDNSYLDRKEQFDVVLELINDVLQNE comes from the coding sequence ATGAAAAAAATTACCATTGCAATAGACGGATTTTCATCCACAGGAAAAAGCACATTGGCCAAGCAATTGGCCAAACATTTGGGGTATGTTTATGTAGATACTGGTGCCATGTATCGTGCTGTAACGTTATTTGCGATGCAAAATAATTGTATCGGAATAGAGTTCCTCGATAAAGACAGATTAATAGATTTATTGCCTACAATAAGATTACAATTTAAATTTAATCCTGAATTGGGATTTGCCGAAATGTATTTGAACGAAGTTAATGTAGAAACTGAAATTAGAACTTTGGAAGTTTCAAACTTTGTTAGCACAATAGCCGCTATTTCAGAAGTACGCTCTAAATTAGTAGAACAACAACAGCAAATGGGGAAAGAAAAAGGAATTGTGATGGACGGTAGAGATATAGGAACCGTAGTTTTTCCTAATGCAGAATTGAAAATATTCATGACGGCAGGAGCAGATACCCGTGCACAAAGACGCTTTGACGAATTACAGGCAAAAGGAGATTTAGTTTCTTATGAAGATGTTTTAAAGAATGTAGTAGAACGCGATTATATTGATACTCACAGAGATGACTCCCCTTTGATAATGGCAGAAGACGCTATAGAAGTTGACAATTCCTATTTGGATCGCAAAGAACAATTTGATGTTGTTTTGGAGTTGATAAATGATGTATTACAAAATGAATAA
- the porQ gene encoding type IX secretion system protein PorQ: MSQKLLFFFLVLICSVTYGQIGGKYTYQFLDLIASPRQAALGGKVITIYDEDVNQALFNPASINQEMDNHLSINYGNYYQEVTYGTASYAYTYDQHLQTFQAGINYINYGKFDGYDENGLPTSSFTGSEIALSLGYAYNIPYTDIHLGANAKFIESTLESYNSFGAAVDLGMVYIDEKNDVNWALTLMNIGTQFTTYDGTREKLPFEIIAGVSQELDHVPIRWHLTVENLQQWNLAFSNPVNSETSIDGTVTKEKISFLNNTLRHMIFGVELFPKKAFNLRLGYNFRRGAELQIQDQRNFSGLSLGFGLKLNKLKFNYSYSKYTLAGNTSLFGLMINLGE, translated from the coding sequence ATGTCCCAAAAACTTTTATTTTTCTTTTTAGTTTTAATTTGTTCTGTGACTTACGGACAAATAGGAGGGAAGTACACTTATCAATTTTTAGATTTAATTGCTTCACCAAGACAAGCAGCATTAGGAGGAAAAGTTATTACAATTTATGATGAAGATGTCAATCAAGCACTTTTTAATCCAGCCTCTATTAATCAAGAAATGGACAATCACCTCTCTATTAATTACGGAAATTACTACCAAGAAGTAACTTATGGAACAGCTTCATACGCTTACACTTACGATCAGCATTTACAAACATTTCAAGCAGGAATAAATTATATCAATTACGGTAAATTTGATGGTTATGATGAAAATGGTTTACCTACTTCTTCATTTACAGGAAGTGAAATTGCCCTTTCTTTGGGCTATGCCTACAACATACCCTATACCGATATTCATTTAGGTGCAAATGCTAAATTCATCGAATCTACATTAGAAAGTTACAACTCTTTTGGAGCAGCAGTAGATCTTGGAATGGTATATATTGATGAGAAAAATGATGTGAATTGGGCATTAACATTAATGAACATTGGTACCCAATTTACAACTTACGACGGTACCCGAGAAAAATTACCTTTTGAAATCATTGCAGGAGTTTCTCAGGAATTGGATCATGTTCCTATTCGTTGGCATCTGACAGTTGAAAATTTACAACAATGGAATTTGGCATTTTCCAATCCAGTTAATTCAGAAACTTCAATAGATGGAACGGTTACCAAAGAGAAAATTTCTTTTTTGAACAATACACTTCGTCATATGATTTTTGGAGTAGAACTTTTCCCTAAAAAAGCATTCAATCTTAGATTAGGATATAATTTTAGAAGAGGAGCCGAATTACAAATTCAAGACCAGCGTAATTTTTCAGGCCTTTCTTTAGGATTTGGACTCAAATTAAACAAACTAAAATTCAATTATTCCTATTCTAAATATACATTGGCAGGAAATACAAGTTTATTTGGATTAATGATTAATTTGGGAGAATGA
- the lon gene encoding endopeptidase La, producing MSNHKILTIDNLSLQEFDSEAELIPLLTPEDEEEMNNEELPDSLPILPLRNTVLFPGVVIPISAGRDKSIKLINDANAAGKVIGVVAQINEEDEDPSKDDIHKIGTVARILRVLKMPDGNVTVILQGKKRFEITEVVSEEPYLKAKIKEVPEKRPAKKDSEFNAIIDSVKELAVQIINESPNIPSEATFAIKNIGSPSFLISFVSSNMNLSVKEKQDLLSINGLKDRALETLRYMNVELQKLELKNDIQSKVRFDLDQQQREYFLHQQMKTIQEELGGVSQEEEMDEMSQKAKTKKWDEKTQKHFEKELSKMRRMNPQAPDFGIQRNYLELFLELPWGEYSKDNFDLKHAQKVLDKDHFGLEDVKKRMIEHLAVLKLRNDMKSPIICLTGPPGVGKTSIGRSVAEALGREYVRISLGGLRDEAEIRGHRKTYIGAMPGRIIQSLKKAGTSNPVFVLDEIDKLSSSHNGDPSSALLEVLDPEQNNSFYDNFLEMGYDLSKVMFIATSNNMAAIQPALVDRMEIIKMSGYTIEEKVEIARKHLFSKQLAAHGLKAKDLSIGKKQLEKIVEGYTRESGVRGLENKIAQIVRNAAKSVAMEEEYNKKVTDEDIIKVLGVPRLERDKYENNDVAGVVTGLAWTSVGGDILFIESLLSPGKGSMTITGNLGNVMKESATIALEYIKSNAELVGLNSELLSKYNIHLHVPEGATPKDGPSAGIAMLTSLVSLLTQKRVKKNLAMTGEITLRGKVLPVGGIKEKILAAKRANIKEIILCHENKSDIDEIKPEYLEGLTFHYVKEMSEVLEIAITKEKVKNAKVLK from the coding sequence ATGTCAAATCATAAAATACTTACCATTGACAATCTGTCACTTCAAGAATTTGATTCTGAAGCAGAATTAATTCCATTATTGACTCCAGAAGACGAAGAGGAGATGAACAATGAAGAATTACCCGATTCTTTGCCAATTTTACCTTTACGAAATACCGTATTATTCCCTGGAGTTGTCATTCCAATTTCTGCAGGAAGAGATAAATCAATTAAATTGATCAACGATGCCAATGCTGCAGGAAAAGTTATTGGAGTTGTTGCTCAAATTAATGAAGAAGATGAAGATCCGTCAAAAGATGATATCCATAAAATAGGAACTGTTGCACGTATTTTAAGGGTTTTAAAAATGCCCGACGGAAATGTAACCGTAATTCTGCAAGGAAAAAAGCGTTTTGAAATTACCGAAGTAGTTTCTGAAGAGCCTTATTTAAAAGCCAAAATTAAAGAAGTTCCTGAAAAAAGACCTGCTAAAAAAGATTCTGAGTTTAATGCAATTATTGATTCTGTAAAAGAATTGGCTGTCCAGATTATAAATGAAAGTCCCAATATTCCTTCTGAAGCAACTTTTGCCATTAAAAACATTGGAAGTCCCTCATTTTTAATCAGTTTTGTTTCTTCAAACATGAATCTATCTGTAAAAGAGAAACAAGATTTATTGTCCATCAATGGATTAAAAGATCGTGCTCTGGAAACTTTGCGTTATATGAATGTAGAGTTGCAAAAACTAGAATTAAAAAATGATATTCAGTCTAAAGTACGTTTTGATTTAGATCAGCAACAAAGAGAATATTTCTTGCACCAGCAAATGAAAACCATCCAAGAAGAATTGGGAGGTGTTTCGCAGGAGGAAGAAATGGACGAAATGAGTCAGAAAGCCAAAACCAAAAAATGGGACGAAAAAACGCAAAAACATTTCGAGAAAGAATTGTCTAAAATGCGTAGAATGAATCCACAAGCTCCTGATTTTGGAATACAAAGAAATTATTTGGAATTATTTTTAGAATTGCCATGGGGCGAATATTCTAAAGATAATTTTGATTTAAAACATGCTCAAAAAGTATTAGATAAAGATCATTTTGGATTGGAAGATGTCAAAAAAAGAATGATTGAGCATTTGGCTGTTCTTAAATTAAGAAATGACATGAAGTCGCCAATAATCTGTTTAACAGGACCTCCAGGAGTTGGAAAAACTTCTATTGGAAGATCTGTAGCCGAAGCATTGGGTCGAGAATATGTTCGTATCTCTCTTGGAGGTTTAAGAGACGAAGCCGAAATTCGAGGTCATAGAAAAACCTATATTGGAGCAATGCCGGGAAGAATCATTCAAAGTTTGAAAAAAGCAGGAACCTCAAATCCTGTGTTTGTTTTGGATGAAATTGATAAATTATCCTCTAGCCATAATGGTGATCCATCCTCAGCATTATTAGAGGTTTTAGATCCAGAACAAAACAATTCATTTTATGATAATTTCCTTGAAATGGGTTACGATTTATCTAAAGTGATGTTTATAGCAACTTCCAATAATATGGCAGCCATTCAACCTGCTTTAGTAGACAGAATGGAAATCATAAAAATGTCAGGATATACCATTGAGGAGAAAGTAGAAATTGCCCGCAAGCATTTATTTTCAAAACAATTGGCTGCACACGGATTGAAAGCCAAAGATTTGAGTATTGGTAAAAAGCAATTAGAAAAAATTGTAGAAGGGTATACTCGTGAATCTGGTGTACGTGGATTGGAAAATAAAATTGCACAAATCGTTCGAAATGCTGCGAAATCGGTAGCAATGGAAGAAGAATACAATAAAAAAGTAACCGACGAAGACATTATAAAAGTATTGGGTGTTCCAAGATTAGAACGTGACAAATACGAGAATAATGATGTAGCAGGAGTAGTTACTGGATTAGCGTGGACGAGCGTGGGTGGAGATATTCTTTTTATAGAATCCTTATTATCACCAGGAAAAGGATCAATGACGATTACTGGTAATTTAGGTAACGTTATGAAAGAATCAGCAACGATTGCATTAGAATACATAAAATCCAATGCTGAATTAGTGGGGTTAAATTCAGAATTACTTTCTAAATATAACATCCATTTACACGTCCCAGAAGGTGCTACACCAAAAGATGGACCTAGCGCTGGAATTGCGATGTTAACTTCGTTAGTTTCATTGCTCACACAAAAAAGAGTAAAGAAAAACTTGGCCATGACAGGAGAAATTACTTTGAGAGGTAAAGTTTTACCTGTTGGTGGAATCAAAGAAAAAATATTGGCTGCCAAAAGAGCGAATATCAAAGAAATTATTTTATGTCACGAAAATAAAAGTGATATTGATGAGATCAAACCAGAATATTTAGAAGGTCTTACCTTTCATTATGTAAAAGAAATGAGCGAAGTTTTAGAAATTGCAATTACAAAAGAGAAAGTAAAAAATGCTAAAGTATTGAAATAG
- a CDS encoding DUF6252 family protein gives MKKFSILFVSLLVLVLSLNSCSKDESVDDSVSVVENGTLKVDFDGKTFVSTAVQAIVNETYISITGLRAPNGDFIQITLPTNKVGTYTWKNFSNIDEPLVLVYTPAGGANAYICVPKEVADGILNYTDTGVLTILSIDNVTKKISGTFEFTGIDFMGNNGKGETKKFTKGSFTNISFAADVVTPTPTPTSNTFSAKLDGVAFVPTNIFAILQSGRISISARKGSVETLGISLPSTIKQGTYAVDAYGMDYIFQYSKDMTATGNFTGAGSVVITSHDTAKRIIKGTFTTKYTSLFATATYTVTDGAFSVSY, from the coding sequence ATGAAAAAATTTAGTATTTTATTTGTATCCCTTTTAGTTTTGGTTTTAAGTTTAAATTCTTGTAGTAAAGACGAGAGTGTTGATGATAGTGTATCTGTGGTAGAAAATGGTACTCTAAAAGTTGATTTTGATGGAAAAACTTTTGTTTCAACAGCAGTTCAAGCAATCGTAAATGAAACATATATTTCAATAACAGGACTTAGAGCACCAAATGGAGATTTTATCCAAATTACTTTGCCAACGAATAAAGTGGGAACTTATACATGGAAAAATTTTAGCAATATAGACGAACCTTTAGTTTTGGTTTATACTCCAGCTGGAGGTGCAAATGCATATATATGTGTGCCTAAAGAGGTCGCTGATGGAATTTTAAATTATACAGATACTGGAGTTTTGACAATTTTATCTATTGATAATGTTACAAAGAAAATATCTGGTACATTTGAATTTACAGGAATTGATTTCATGGGCAATAATGGCAAAGGAGAAACAAAAAAATTCACAAAGGGTTCTTTTACAAATATTTCGTTTGCAGCTGATGTAGTAACACCAACACCTACACCAACTTCAAATACTTTTTCAGCAAAACTAGATGGAGTAGCCTTTGTGCCTACTAACATATTTGCCATTTTACAAAGCGGTAGAATATCTATATCTGCAAGAAAAGGAAGTGTTGAGACTCTTGGAATATCTTTACCAAGTACAATAAAACAAGGGACTTACGCAGTTGACGCGTATGGAATGGATTATATTTTTCAATATAGTAAAGACATGACTGCTACTGGAAATTTCACAGGCGCAGGCTCTGTTGTAATTACGAGTCATGATACAGCAAAGAGAATAATTAAGGGTACTTTCACTACAAAATATACTTCTCTTTTTGCTACAGCAACCTATACTGTTACAGATGGAGCTTTTAGTGTTTCCTATTAA